Below is a window of Komagataella phaffii GS115 chromosome 1, complete sequence DNA.
GATGGAAGCAGATTGTAATGGCAGTTGCACAGCATAAAGCAATTGGAACTTGGAAGGAGAATACGGCTCTCCATCCCCAATTATCGGCTATCAAGCCCCCAATGACTCCACCAGAAGCAGAACCTAAACCGTAAAAAATATTAGCTCCACCTTGGAAGACTCCtctctttctcaaagagaTTAAATCAGACATGGCCACGGTACCCAAAACAGACATCCCACCGGCTCCAATACCAGCTAAGTATCGACTAATAACCAACGGCCATAATGAGTATGAATAGGAAGATATCAGGCAGCCAATGGCAAATGACCCTATACACAACAAAATCATTACTTTACGGCCAAATATGTCACTAATCTTACCAAAGAGGGGTTGGAAGGCACAACAAGACAGTAGGTACGAAGTTGCAATCCACGAACTTCTATCCATTTCTTCCAGATCACTAGAAATTGTGGATAACAGCGTAGTCACAACAGTAGTATCCAGAGCACTCAAATAGGAGCACATAAACAGCGAAGAGATAATCACATATAGCTGCTTAGACGGAACAGCATATTCACCATCACTGCTGGCCAAAGAGCCTGTTGAACGTGAGCTTGAATAAACTTTAGTCAGCTGTTCTTCTTGCATCAACTCATTTGCAACAATGCCAGGAGTTCCCGTTGAAGGATCTTCAATGATCTCAGGTAACAAGGGCGTAGTTTCTGACATCGTTTGACGGAGAAGCTGTTTGAAATTATCCTTATTGAGCGAGTTGAGTATTAAATACGAACGAAAAAGGATGTACGATAAAGATAGCAGATAAATTCGGTCGCGCCGTCTGAGGCATTATAAATACCTGAATAATCCGAAGCTTATCTTCGATGTAATAAAATGCGATCAGATTAAGATTTTTCATAAAGCCAATTCCCAAAGCTTAACCAAACCATCATCACCCGCTGTAATTAACCGGTCTCCATGCCATTTGATATTGTTTATCTCATAGACTCCGTGAGAGTGCGGCTGAGAGATTATAATCTGCCATTCCTTTGAATTGAGTTCCTTGTAGACGACAATACGCCCATCACTTCCAACGCTTGCAATGTAGCCATTCTCGCCCCATGCTACGGAATAGATAGGTCCATGGTGGATTATAGGAAGAATTGTTTCTAATTCCCACATATCCTGGTTCGTGTCTGTTTTAATCGTGGAAGGAAGCTTACTATCTATGCTGGGCTGATCGTCTGCAGCGTGCAAAATTTTCCATATCCTTATAGTCCCATCGTCACTGGATGAGGATAATCTGGTGACCCTTTCAcctttcttttcaaaatcgCTGCTCCAAACAGTCCCTTCGTGACCAGTAAGATCGGCCACGTTTACCCAATCGTCTTCATCGTAATCGTCTTgcttgaaaagtttgacTGTGTCGTCATAACTGGAGCTTGCTAGGACATTTTCATGCTGATGCCATGTTACATGCTTGACATCTTGGCTGTGTTCCTGTACAACAAAGACGCACTCAAACTCTTCGTTGTTATCATCAGCCTCCCATATCCAAATGGACTTGTCTCGTGAGCATGATGCCAGATACACTCCATCATGGCTCCAACTCACCCCTTTAATCTCGTTCTCATGTCCTTCGATAATGGCCATCAGTGTCCAGTTATCCTCGTCTTCCAGGACAGCTTCTTCATTCCCCCAAATAGAGATTGTAGAATCAAACGAGCCGATTGCCAACGAAGGGAATTCCCCAGTTGGCTTCCATTCGACGCTGGAAagagtctttgaatgaGAATCATCGTCGAGTACGACAATCAGTCTCTTCGTTTCCAAGTTATAGACCCGACAAGTTCTGTCCCCGGAGACTGTTGCCAATAAAGGAAGTTTAGAGTGAATGGAAGTAGCCCAGCATTTATCTGTGTGACCTGTGAATGTGTGAACCAAAGATAGAGACATGGTTGATGGGGCGGATTGCATTAATGGGATCTGCTTCTAGGGTGCTTGAATTTTCTGTTCGCTGCTTAGAGAGAACTCCAAATCCCCTACCATTTCTGCTCATTTCTACACTTCCCCTTCCCCTCAGTTCTATGATCCATGAACCAGAGAATACTACGGCTCGTTAGAAATTATGCAGTCCCTGCTAAGAAAAACGCCCCCAAGTTGACTGGCGGCCTTCAACCGTTGCAAGGGattcaactgaaaaaaCAATACATTCCAAGACCCAACCAAAGGGTCACTTATGAACACCAGCCTCCACCTTCACCATCGGAGTTGAAAGCAGAAAAGGTCATTAGAAAGCGGAGAAACCCATGGTTGAGATTTATTCCTAGTCTGGTCGTCATAGGTGGTACTGTATGGCTATTGTTCTCGTACAACTACTTCTTTgtagaagatgaagactTGGAATTTCTTAACCCCAGCGAGTTCAAGAAGTATACTATCACTTTTAAACAACAAATAGACGAGGACCATTATCTTATTGAGCTGACACGGAAGAATAgatccaaaatcttgaactCTATGAAACTTAAAATGACCTCCATGTGGAATGGTCACAGATTATGGTCAGTGGAGATTAAACAGCCTGATATCAGTATTGTCAGAAAATACACGCCATTGCCTTTGTATGTGGCTAGCAACAACAGTGAAGAACCTTTCATCAAGATTATAAACTCCGAGGGGGAAGAAGGGAAGATGATGTTATATATCAAAACTTATCCGGAAGGAGAGATGGCTAGGTGGATCAGCCAGACACCATTGTATTCCGACCTTGAATTGCGAGGACCCTTTGTTGACTACGAATTTCCTTTCCATCCGTTGGATAAAGCAACTGATAGACCACAACTTAGAAACGTTTTGAGCAAATTACCTCCTGATTCAGAACTTCCAGAGGACATGCCGTCGCCAGATAATTATAACTTTTTCGGAGCTGGAACGGGaatttctccatttttGCAATGTCTTTATTCTCCCAATCCGCCTAAGGGAAAGGTTAATTTATTTCATAGTGCCAATACCGAAGAGGAGATCCCAAAAGTGTTCAGCTCGTTAAACTACTTTCTGCAAAAGACTTCACGCTTGAATTATTATCGATTTATTCGTGACAAGGGAGAGATGATTACTGATGTGCCCGCCAGTGTCGTATCCAATTATAGAGGATACAAGGATCTGAAGTTTGTAAAAGAGTAtgaggaaaagaagttgttgaaacagaaaatgGAGCAACTCAAATCTGGAAATTCAACTGACGACAACTCGTCAACGGCTGCTGCTGAATCACAGGTTAAATTAGCTCAGCTTCAAGACTCTGAAAAGCAAAGAGTTGAGCCGTCGCTAGCtaaatcaaaatcaacctCGTACTTTGACAATGCTCTGCAACTGTTGTTGTTCAAGCGGGAGTCTAATGATaattctccttctcctGCCAGCTTATCGTTAGTATGTGGCCCAGAGGGTTACATTTCATACATTTCAGGAACACCAGACTTCAACAACCCGGAAAATATTGACGCAGGGGAAGTTTCGGGTCTTCTAGGTAAAAAAGGCTGGACGAA
It encodes the following:
- a CDS encoding Mitochondrial peripheral inner membrane protein — protein: MNQRILRLVRNYAVPAKKNAPKLTGGLQPLQGIQLKKQYIPRPNQRVTYEHQPPPSPSELKAEKVIRKRRNPWLRFIPSLVVIGGTVWLLFSYNYFFVEDEDLEFLNPSEFKKYTITFKQQIDEDHYLIELTRKNRSKILNSMKLKMTSMWNGHRLWSVEIKQPDISIVRKYTPLPLYVASNNSEEPFIKIINSEGEEGKMMLYIKTYPEGEMARWISQTPLYSDLELRGPFVDYEFPFHPLDKATDRPQLRNVLSKLPPDSELPEDMPSPDNYNFFGAGTGISPFLQCLYSPNPPKGKVNLFHSANTEEEIPKVFSSLNYFLQKTSRLNYYRFIRDKGEMITDVPASVVSNYRGYKDLKFVKEYEEKKLLKQKMEQLKSGNSTDDNSSTAAAESQVKLAQLQDSEKQRVEPSLAKSKSTSYFDNALQLLLFKRESNDNSPSPASLSLVCGPEGYISYISGTPDFNNPENIDAGEVSGLLGKKGWTKENVKRLQ